The window CATTTACGCGGCAGCGGGCCTGTCCAACAACGGCGTCTTCGAGGCCGCAGCCGAGAAGAAGAAGTTCGCGATCGGCACGGACTCCGACCAGTACCTCACGGCTGACCCGTCGTACAAGGAACAGATCATCGGTTCGGCGCTGAAGCGTCTGGACACGGCGGCGTACAAGTTCATCGAGTCGGTTAAGGACGACAAGTTCAAGCCCGGCAACTTCTCGCTCGGCCTGAAGGAAGACGGTGTCGACTACGTCATCAACAACGCGGAGATCAAGAGCGCGGTTGGTGCGAAGGTGGACGAGGCCAAGAAGTCGATCGTCGACGGCGACGTCAAGGTCCCGTCGAAGTCGTAACATCTTGGCGCACGCAGATCGATAAGCAAGGATGGTTCGGCGGGTGTTCCCACAATGTTGGGGACACCCGCCGAGCCGGGTTTAACCAATCCTCGAGGTGTGAATGACCAAGCAAGCCGAGTCGGGCCTGGCCGTCGAGCTGATCGGCATCACGAAACGTTTTCCGGGCGTCGTGGCAAACAAAGACATCTTCCTGAAGGTGCGCACGGGCACCGTGCACGCGATCGTCGGGGAGAACGGCGCCGGCAAGTCGACTCTGATGAAAACGCTTTACGGTATGCAGCGGCCCGATGAGGGAGAGATCCTGATCGACGGCCAGCCGGTCAAGTTCACGACCCCGCTCGATGCGATCAAGGCCGGCATCGGGATGGTGCACCAGCACTTCATGCTCGCCGACAACCTCACGGTGCTCGAAAACATCGTGCTCGGTGCCGAGAACTTGCACGGCATCGGCACGGCGGCGAAGAAGAAGATCCGCGAGATCTCCAGCAGTTATGGCATGGACCTTGACCCGGATTCCCTTGTTGAAGAGCTCGGGGTCGGTGATCGTCAGCGGGTGGAGATCGTCAAGGTTCTTTACCGCGGCGCGAAGATCATCATCCTGGATGAGCCGACCGCCGTCCTGGTTCCGCAGGAAGTGGACGAGCTTTTCGACAACTTGCGCGAACTGAAGAGTGAAGGTCTCACGGTCATCTTCATTTCCCACAAACTCGACGAGGTGCTGTCGGTCGCGGACGACGTTACTGTCATCCGACGCGGTACGACGGTCGCGGCCGTCGACCCCAAAGTCACGACCGCGAAGCAGTTGGCCGAGCTGATGGTCGGCAACGAACTACCGGAACCAACCACGCGCGGCAACACGATCCAGCCGGACGTCGTCGTACTGAACATCGCCGGGATGACGGTCAACGGGGCCGGCGGGCGCCCGACCGTCAACGACGTCAGTCTCAAGATCCGAGCGGGCGAGATTCTTGGCATTGCCGGTGTCGAGGGCAACGGGCAGGCCGAGCTCGTCGAGGCGATTATGGGCCTGCGACTTCTCGAGTCCGGCTCAATCGACTTCGACGGCGACAACATCGTCGAGTGGTCTACCCGCCGCCGTCGAGAGGCCGGTATCGGTTATATACCTGAAGATAGGCACCGGCACGGCCTGTTACTGGACTCGCCGCTCTGGGAGAACCGGATCCTCGGGCATCAGACGCAGAAGCCCAACATCAAGGGCAACTTCTTCATCGACGTGGTCGACGCGAAGGCCGACACCAAGCGCATCGTGGCCGAGGAAGACGTCCGTACGCCGAGCATCGACGTCACTGCCGGTTCGCTGTCCGGTGGCAACCAGCAAAAGCTGATCATCGGCCGGGAGATGGCCCACAGCCCTAAACTACTGATCGCCGCGCACCCGACTCGAGGTGTAGATGTGGGCGCTCAGAGCGCGATCTGGGACAACCTGCGCTCGGCGCGCGCGGCGGGGATGGCCATGTTGCTGATCTCCGCCGACCTTGATGAGCTGATCGGTCTGAGTGACACCTTGCTGGTAATCCTGCGCGGCGCGATCGCGGGCGGGTTCGATCCGAGCACCGTGACCCCAGAAGACCTTGGCGGCGCCATGACCGGCGCGGGGGAGAAGACGAGCGGCGCGGGGGAGAAGAAGTGACCGAGCCAACGAACCGCGGTGAGTCGAACGACGACGGTGACCGCACGCCGGACCAGATTGACGGCGTCACCGCGACCGATCTCGAACCCGAACGCGAGTCGGTCAGCGGACCCTCGCTGCGTCAGGCCCGGATCCGCAAGCTCGGGCTGACGATGTCCGCCCCTGTCGCGGCGTTTATCTTCGCTCTCGTTGTCGTAGCGATCGTCATCATTGCCTCAGGTTTCAATATCGGCGCCGTACTGGACAGCGTCAATCAGACGATGTCGCGCGGACGCAACATAGTGGAGCTGATCAACCGCACCGGGATGTACTACATCTCCGCGCTCGCGGTCGCGGTCGGCTTCCGCATGAACCTGTTCAACATTGGCGTCGAGGGACAATACCGGCTTGCGGCACTTGTCGCGGCGTACGTCGGCGCATCGGTCAACAATCTGCCCGCAGTACTGCACATCCTCGTCATGATTGTGACCGCCTCGATCACCGGCGCGATCTGGGCTGGCATCGCCGGCATCCTGAAGGTCACGCGCGGGGTCAGCGAAGTCATCTCGACAATCATGCTCAACGCGATCGCCGCCGCGCTGATCGGTTTCTTGCTGCGCGATGGCGGGTGGAGCCCCGATCCAGGTGGGCGCAAACCGTTCACCGAGACGATCGATCAGTCCGGTTGGTTTCCGGACCTCAACAAGATCGTCAACCCGATCCTCGACGCGCTCGGCTTCGATCCGCCGCCACCGTCGACGAAGACCTATGGGTTCATCGTCATCGCCCTCCTGCTAGGTGTGGTTTACGCCTTCCTGCTTAAACGCACGCGGTTCGGCTTCGACCTTCGCGCCTCGGGCCAAAACCCGACCGCTGCGGCCGCTAGCGGCGTCAGCGCGAAGAAGATGACGATTTATGCGATGTTCATCTCCGGCGGGATCGCCGGGCTGGTGGGGATGGCTGAGCTTCTCGGTGGCAACCAGCACAACTTCTCCGAGACGTTTCTGAGCGGGTTTGGTTTCATCGGGATCGCGGTCGCATTGCTTGGTCGCAACTCGCCGGTCGGGATGTTTTTCGCCGCGATCGTCTGGGCCTTCCTTGACGTTGCCACTCGCGGATTTCAGATCATCGGGATCTCCAACAAGCTGGCCTCGATCATGCAGGCAGTCGTGCTTTTTGCCGTGGTTATTGCTTACACGGTCGTCTCGCGCAGGGCCAAGGAGGCCGAAGCGCGATCGGTCGCGGCCAATACCCCGGCGCATCCGGCGGAGATCCCAGACGGCGGTCCGCCGTCGACGGACTCGACATCTGAAGAAGCCGCCGACGTTGAGCAGCCACACCAGCGAACGACCGATAGCGACAGCGGGGAGGGGACACGATGACCACCGGCAGCAGCGCGCTTATCGACGCCGGCGTGGAGCATCCCGGGGGCGCTCGCCGCAAGCGGATCAGCACCCGCGGTAAGCTCGCCATTCTCGCGGCCGTGTTCGTTGCATTCTGCCTGGTGCGGTGGGCTACCGGCGCGACGCAGTTCACGTCCGTCGGCTCGATAACGGCCACCCTCGTGCTGACGATGCCGATCGCGATGGCCGGCCTGGCGGGGCTCTGGTCCGAGCGCTCAGGCATCGTCAACATCGGGCTCGAAGGCATGCTGATCGCCGGCACAATCTTCGGCGCGTGGCAGGGTTCGCTGCACGGCCCGTGGGTCGGCGTTATCGCGGGCATGATCGGCGGTGCGCTCTTCGGTCTCATTCACGCCATCGCCACCGTCACTTTCGGTGTCGACCACATTGTGTCCGGTGTCGCGATCAATCTCCTCGCCCTCGGTGTTGCCGGGATGATGGCCGAACTGTTGTTTCCCGAGTCAAACGGCAAACAGTCACCGCCGGTCGGGCAGATCACCAAGATCACGCTGCCGTGGAGCAACTGGATGAACGACGTGCAGCACAAGGGAATTCCGGTGGTGTCGGACCTAGCCGGGATCGTCGGCGGTCTCACTACTAACCTCAGCCTGCTGACGATCCTGTGTCTGGCGCTGTTCCCGATTACGTTCTACATCCTGTGGCGGACCGCATTCGGGCTGCGGGTGCGCTCCTCGGGCGAGAACCCGCAGGCGGCCGAGACGCTCGGTGTCAACGTCTACAAAATGAAGTACATCGCGGTGATCATCTCCGGTGCGATGGGTGGCATCGGGGGCGCCTACCTCGTCACCGTGAGCTCGCAGATATATCTGGAAAACCAGACCGGCGGACGTGGGTACGTCGGACTTGCGGCGCTGATCTTCGGCAACTGGACGACCAGCGGCACGCTGCTGGGAAGCCTGCTGTTCGGTTACACGAGTGCGGTCAACGCGCGGTCCGATCTCACTGCGTCGACCGCAATCGTCGTACTAGTCGCCCTCGGCCTGGCGATGATGCTGGTATTGGAGTTGCGCAAGCTGGCAGAACGACGCGCCGAGGTCGCGGTGAAGAGGTCCAGCCACCGGTCCACGCTGATCTTCACTGTGGTGGTTGGGATTGCGTCGGTGGCAGCGTTGGTGGTGGCGGCCATCCGGCTGCTGATCAGCATGGAGTTCATCCCCGGGCGCACGACGGTGAGCGGTACGCCGGCGAAGATCGGTCTCGGAATCGTCTTGGTGCTGGTTCTGATACTGATCGCCGCAGTGATCTACTTCGCGATCCGCGCATTCCAGTCGACTCGACTGCGCGCGCAATTCTCGCGCAACCTTGGCGCTTACGTCGTCGGCTATGTGATCTTCGGGTGGATGTGGCTGTCCAATACCGGTATTCCGCAGTCCTTCAAGTCGGCGATTCCTAACATCATCACGTTGCTCGTACTTGCCTTCGCCGCGCAGCGACTGAGACCACCGGCCGCGGACGGTCTCGACTACCGCAAGGGGAAATAGGCCATGGTCGACATCGACTGGGATTGGCTTCAGGAACGCGCGGTCGAGGCGATGCGACACGCCTATGCGCCGTACTCGAAGTTTCGGGTCGGTGTCGCGGCGCTCGTCGACGATGGTCGAACCGTCACCGGCTGCAACGTGGAGAACGCGGCGTACGGCGTCGCGCTGTGCGCTGAGTGCGGCCTCGTGTCGCAGCTGCATCTCACCGGCGGCGGCACGCTGGTCGCGGTGTCGTGCGTGGACGCCGAGGGATCGTCGTTGATGCCATGTGGGCGGTGCCGTCAGTTGCTCTGGGAGAACGGCGGACCGGAATGCTTACTGATGACCGCAAGTGGGCCCAGGCCGATGACCGAGATCCTGCCAGATGCGTTTGATGCCGGCGATATCGCGCATATCGTCAGGAAGTAGCGAACCCAAGACAAGGGAGCACCATGGGCGAGTTCGACACCGTCGACGTCATCCGGGCCAAGCGCGACGGCGGTGAGCTATCCGACGAGCAGATCGCGTGGATGGTGTCGTCGTACACCGGTGGACGAGTAGCCGAGGAACAGATGTCCGCCCTGCTGATGGCGATCTTCCTGCAAGGCATGACAGACCGCGAAATCGAGCGCTGGACCGATGCCATGATCGATTCCGGTGAACGGATGTCGCTGGCCTTCGACAAGCCCACCACGGACAAGCACTCCACCGGAGGGGTCGGCGACAAGATCACGCTTCCGCTGGCCCCGCTGGTCGCGGCCTGCGGCGCGATCGTGCCGCAGCTGTCCGGACGCGGGCTCGGGCACACCGGCGGCAC of the Antricoccus suffuscus genome contains:
- a CDS encoding ABC transporter ATP-binding protein — protein: MTKQAESGLAVELIGITKRFPGVVANKDIFLKVRTGTVHAIVGENGAGKSTLMKTLYGMQRPDEGEILIDGQPVKFTTPLDAIKAGIGMVHQHFMLADNLTVLENIVLGAENLHGIGTAAKKKIREISSSYGMDLDPDSLVEELGVGDRQRVEIVKVLYRGAKIIILDEPTAVLVPQEVDELFDNLRELKSEGLTVIFISHKLDEVLSVADDVTVIRRGTTVAAVDPKVTTAKQLAELMVGNELPEPTTRGNTIQPDVVVLNIAGMTVNGAGGRPTVNDVSLKIRAGEILGIAGVEGNGQAELVEAIMGLRLLESGSIDFDGDNIVEWSTRRRREAGIGYIPEDRHRHGLLLDSPLWENRILGHQTQKPNIKGNFFIDVVDAKADTKRIVAEEDVRTPSIDVTAGSLSGGNQQKLIIGREMAHSPKLLIAAHPTRGVDVGAQSAIWDNLRSARAAGMAMLLISADLDELIGLSDTLLVILRGAIAGGFDPSTVTPEDLGGAMTGAGEKTSGAGEKK
- a CDS encoding ABC transporter permease — its product is MTEPTNRGESNDDGDRTPDQIDGVTATDLEPERESVSGPSLRQARIRKLGLTMSAPVAAFIFALVVVAIVIIASGFNIGAVLDSVNQTMSRGRNIVELINRTGMYYISALAVAVGFRMNLFNIGVEGQYRLAALVAAYVGASVNNLPAVLHILVMIVTASITGAIWAGIAGILKVTRGVSEVISTIMLNAIAAALIGFLLRDGGWSPDPGGRKPFTETIDQSGWFPDLNKIVNPILDALGFDPPPPSTKTYGFIVIALLLGVVYAFLLKRTRFGFDLRASGQNPTAAAASGVSAKKMTIYAMFISGGIAGLVGMAELLGGNQHNFSETFLSGFGFIGIAVALLGRNSPVGMFFAAIVWAFLDVATRGFQIIGISNKLASIMQAVVLFAVVIAYTVVSRRAKEAEARSVAANTPAHPAEIPDGGPPSTDSTSEEAADVEQPHQRTTDSDSGEGTR
- a CDS encoding ABC transporter permease, translating into MTTGSSALIDAGVEHPGGARRKRISTRGKLAILAAVFVAFCLVRWATGATQFTSVGSITATLVLTMPIAMAGLAGLWSERSGIVNIGLEGMLIAGTIFGAWQGSLHGPWVGVIAGMIGGALFGLIHAIATVTFGVDHIVSGVAINLLALGVAGMMAELLFPESNGKQSPPVGQITKITLPWSNWMNDVQHKGIPVVSDLAGIVGGLTTNLSLLTILCLALFPITFYILWRTAFGLRVRSSGENPQAAETLGVNVYKMKYIAVIISGAMGGIGGAYLVTVSSQIYLENQTGGRGYVGLAALIFGNWTTSGTLLGSLLFGYTSAVNARSDLTASTAIVVLVALGLAMMLVLELRKLAERRAEVAVKRSSHRSTLIFTVVVGIASVAALVVAAIRLLISMEFIPGRTTVSGTPAKIGLGIVLVLVLILIAAVIYFAIRAFQSTRLRAQFSRNLGAYVVGYVIFGWMWLSNTGIPQSFKSAIPNIITLLVLAFAAQRLRPPAADGLDYRKGK
- a CDS encoding cytidine deaminase translates to MVDIDWDWLQERAVEAMRHAYAPYSKFRVGVAALVDDGRTVTGCNVENAAYGVALCAECGLVSQLHLTGGGTLVAVSCVDAEGSSLMPCGRCRQLLWENGGPECLLMTASGPRPMTEILPDAFDAGDIAHIVRK